One Eptesicus fuscus isolate TK198812 chromosome 11, DD_ASM_mEF_20220401, whole genome shotgun sequence genomic region harbors:
- the CALCRL gene encoding calcitonin gene-related peptide type 1 receptor, with protein MEKRRVLSFLCLLAFLTVPVAAEPEQSHQEQSNNSLPLSVTRNKIMTAQYECYQKIMQDPIQHAEGMFCNRTWDGWLCWNYVAAGTESVQHCPDYFQDFDPSEKVTKICDQDGHWFRHPASNRTWTNYTRCNTNTHERLQTALNLFYLAIIGHGLSIASLLISLGIFFYFKSLSCQRITLHKNLFFSFVCNSVITIIHLTAVANNQPLVATDPVGCKVSQFLHLYLMGCNYFWMLCEGVYLHTLIVVAVFAEKQRLLWYHFLGWGFPLIPACTHAVGRSLYYNDKCWISSDTHLLYIIHGPICAALLVNLFFLLNIVRVLITKLKVTHQAESHLYMKAVRATLILVPLLGIQFVLLPWRPEGRPVEEVYDYIMNILMHYQGLLVSTIFCFFNGEVQAILRRNWNQYKTQFGSSFAHSDALRSASYTVSTISDGTAYSHDFSSEHSNGKSIQDMENMVLKPEKLNDYILQ; from the exons GTTCCTGTCGCAGCGGAACCCGAACAGAGCCATCAGGAGCAGAGCAATAACTCACTTCCGCTGAGTGTCACGAGAAACAAGATCATGACGGCTCAATATGAATGCTACCAGAAAATCATGCAAGACCCCATTCAACACGCCGAAG GCATGTTCTGCAACAGGACCTGGGACGGGTGGCTGTGCTGGAACTACGTGGCGGCGGGCACCGAGTCGGTGCAGCACTGCCCGGATTACTTCCAAGACTTCGACCCCTCAG AGAAGGTGACGAAGATCTGTGACCAGGACGGACACTGGTTCAGACACCCGGCGAGCAACAGAACGTGGACCAACTACACGCGGTGCAACACCAACACGCACGAGCGCCTGCAG ACAGCACTGAATTTGTTCTACCTGGCTATAATTGGACATGGATTGTCTATTGCATCGTTGCTCATCTCACTTggcatattcttttatttcaa GAGCCTAAGTTGCCAAAGGATTACTTTGCACAAAAATCTGTTCTTCTCCTTCGTCTGTAACTCCGTCATCACGATCATTCACCTCACGGCCGTGGCCAACAACCAGCCCTTGGTGGCCACAGACCCT GTGGGCTGCAAGGTGTCCCAGTTCCTGCACCTCTACCTGATGGGCTGCAACTACTTCTGGATGCTCTGCGAAGGCGTGTACCTGCACACGCTCATCGTGGTGGCCGTGTTCGCCGAGAAGCAGCGCCTGCTGTGGTACCACTTCCTCGGCTGGG GGTTCCCGCTGATCCCCGCCTGCACGCACGCCGTGGGCAGAAGCCTGTATTACAACGACAA GTGCTGGATCAGCTCCGACACGCACCTGCTCTACATCATCCACGGCCCCATCTGCGCCGCGCTGCTG GTGAACCTCTTCTTCCTGCTAAACATCGTGCGTGTGCTCATCACGAAGCTGAAGGTCACGCACCAGGCGGAGTCCCACCTCTACATGAAGGCCGTGCGGGCCACGCTCATCCTCGTGCCGCTGCTGGGCATCCAGTTCGTGCTGCTGCCCTGGCGCCCCGAGGGCAGGCCCGTGGAGGAGGTGTACGACTACATCATGAACATCCTCATGCACTACCAG GGTCTCTTGGTCTCGAccattttctgcttctttaaCGGAGAG GTCCAAGCAATTCTCAGGAGGAACTGGAATCAATACAAAACCCAGTTCGGAAGCAGCTTCGCGCACTCGGACGCCCTCCGCAGCGCGTCCTACACGGTGTCAACCATCAGCGACGGGACGGCGTACAGTCACGACTTCTCCAGCGAGCACTCCAACGGGAAGAGCATCCAGGACATGGAGAACATGGTCTTAAAGCCCGAGAAGCTGAATGACTATATTCTGCAATAG